The sequence GTCTCCTCCGTTGATTCTGGTACAGAAAGATTTGTTGCTATAAGAGTAGTTTCTTCTATTACCTCGGCAGCTATCTCAATTGTTGACGGTGCTTCATCATTTATTAGTGAGACATCTTCTGTCGCCTGAATTTCTTCCGCAGTCGCTGAGACATTCTCTTTTGTAGAAGGTTCTTTATTTATGGAAATTAACTGTACTGGCATCACCAGAATTAGCTGATTGAGAATGCCACCAACAGGAGTGATGATAACGGGTTGAGTGGGTTGATTTGCCTTAATAATCACCTCATCAGTAGGAATGAATTTTAACGCATCAGCAACATATTTTATGTTGAAAGCAATCTGTAAGTTTTCTGGATGATCTATTTCTGACTTGATTAAAATAGATTCAACAGCACCACCGACATCTTGAGATTCTGTAGATAACGTCGCTTGTTGATTGGTGTAATCAAACTTGACAGCAACAATTTTTTCTTTTTGGTCAGCAACAATTCCTACTCGTTTCAAAGCATTATCAAAGACTTTTCTATCTGTGGTAAATTGATGTTGAAATTGTTGGGGAATGAGAGATGAATATTGGGGATATTGTCCTTCTAGTAATCTGCTAGTTATCTGAATACATGGTAAATCAAATACTGCAATTCCATTATTAATGCTAATAGTGCATTCATAGTTTTCTCCCACACTACTTAGAATCTTTTGCAATTCTGTAAGTATTTGATAAGGAATTGTGATTTCTAGTGTATCTAACTCAGTTCCATCCTGTGCATTCTCATTAGATTCTATAGTGCCAGAAGCGACTGCTAAACGATGACCATCAGTAGCCGCAGCCTCCCAACTTGTTCTACTAAATTTAAAATTTACTCCAGCTAGAACTAACTTGGTTTCATCATGACTTGCAGCAAATAGTGTTGCTTCTAATGCTTGTAAAAGTTTGACGGCTGGTAGTGCAATAATCCTGGAGGGGAGACGAAACAGCCTAAAAAGCTTGGTGTATAAGATGGGTAGCGTTTTGTGATAGAAAAAGGTAGGTCTAGTTTTGTCAATAAGACCTACTTAATGATAATGTTAGCTATATTGTACCAAAAGCACTTAAAAAGTCAATTGAGTTTAGCAGAATATCTGTTGCTAAAAATTTTGATACATCTGTTGCAGTCAATCAAAGAAGTAACTTTAGAAAAATTAGCGAATGCGCTACCTTTGGGAATTAAATTTGAAAGCAGAAGAAAAAGAATACAAAGATTTTTATCATTACCAA is a genomic window of Fortiea contorta PCC 7126 containing:
- the dnaN gene encoding DNA polymerase III subunit beta translates to MDKTRPTFFYHKTLPILYTKLFRLFRLPSRIIALPAVKLLQALEATLFAASHDETKLVLAGVNFKFSRTSWEAAATDGHRLAVASGTIESNENAQDGTELDTLEITIPYQILTELQKILSSVGENYECTISINNGIAVFDLPCIQITSRLLEGQYPQYSSLIPQQFQHQFTTDRKVFDNALKRVGIVADQKEKIVAVKFDYTNQQATLSTESQDVGGAVESILIKSEIDHPENLQIAFNIKYVADALKFIPTDEVIIKANQPTQPVIITPVGGILNQLILVMPVQLISINKEPSTKENVSATAEEIQATEDVSLINDEAPSTIEIAAEVIEETTLIATNLSVPESTEETTTEEAITSTNPPATKPRGRKKKTQAA